CTTGGAGCAGAATCCTCTCGTCCGGGCAGCGACCCCGTCAGCAAAGAAGTGCAGCTTGAACGCCTGCTTCCATTGCTCGAGTCGCTGCGTCCCGAAACTAAAGCTGTAATATCAATCGACACTCGCTCGAGTGAAGTTGCTCGCAATTGTCTGGCGCTGGGTGCGGACGTTGTCAACGACATATCCGGATTGCGAAGCGATTCTGAACTCGCGGTCGTGTGTGCTGAATACCATGCAGGCTTGATTCTGATGCATATGCAAGGTGAACCTGCATCAATGCAGCATAGCCCACAGTATCGGGACGTGGTATCAGAAGTAAAGAGTTCTTTACTCGACTCTGTGCGCAGCGCGAAAGCTGAAGGCATTGCGGTTGACCACTTGCTGGTAGACCCCGGAATAGGTTTCGGCAAGACCTTTATTCACAACTACCAATTGTTGAACGCGATCAAGGAATTTCGGACACTGGCAGCAGGAGTCTTGATAGGCCCTTCACGAAAAGCCTTCACCGCGGAATTTTCGGCGGCAGCTCCCTCCCAAAGGCAGTTCCCGACGGCGGCTGCTGTTGCCATTGCGATCCTCAACGGAGCGGACGTGCTTCGCGTGCATGACGTTGCGGAAATGAGGCAGGTTTCAGACATCTGTGACCGCTATTTGGAAATCGTTCATGAACACGACTGATGTTTCGATTGCAGAGCTGACCGCCGATCACCTGCCGGATGTTTTGGCCATAGAGCGCGCGTCATTCGCTGATCCATGGTCGATGGCGGCCTTTCGTAATTTTATCGTTCTCTACAGAACGAGCTGGGTCGCAATCGCCGACGGTAGGGTCGTTGGTTACATCGTGACACAGTGGGTTCTTGACGAAATTCACATCTTGAATATCGCGGTCGCGAAATCCGTCCGCCGGCTCGGCATTGCTTCTCGGGTTTTAGACTACGTGTTCGAACGGGCCGTTGGCAAACGGATGAAAGACGTGTACCTTGAAGTCCGCGAATCCAACGAAGCCGCGCGCGCCTTGTACAAGCGTTACGGTTTCGCAGAATTGGGGATTCGCAAGAGTTATTATCATGACGGAGAAGACGCGTTGGTCATGCACCGGCGCGTCCGGAAAACAGAACGCTCCGACGGAGCAGAAGGAGAATAGAATGGCACTCGAGTGGTTTCGCCGCGAACGCAGTGTAATTTCTCCCGAACAGAAGAAGACGTCGCAGGATACGCTTTGGGTGAAGTGTGACTCTTGCGGAGAAATTGTCTTTAAGAAAGAACTCGAAAAACTCCAGCTTGTTTGTCCGAAGTGTTCATTTCACTTTGCGATGCCTGCTGAAGATTACATCGATATGCTTGCTGACAAAGGCACGTGGATTGAGCGCGACGGCAATCTTCGACCCCAAGATCCGTTGGGATTCAAAGATTCAAAGAAATACAGC
This region of Calditrichota bacterium genomic DNA includes:
- the folP gene encoding dihydropteroate synthase; amino-acid sequence: MEKSKSRFFCHRRGAIELGVRTRLMGIVNVTPDSFSDGGKFLESDRACEHALKLAESGAEILDLGAESSRPGSDPVSKEVQLERLLPLLESLRPETKAVISIDTRSSEVARNCLALGADVVNDISGLRSDSELAVVCAEYHAGLILMHMQGEPASMQHSPQYRDVVSEVKSSLLDSVRSAKAEGIAVDHLLVDPGIGFGKTFIHNYQLLNAIKEFRTLAAGVLIGPSRKAFTAEFSAAAPSQRQFPTAAAVAIAILNGADVLRVHDVAEMRQVSDICDRYLEIVHEHD
- the rimI gene encoding ribosomal protein S18-alanine N-acetyltransferase, encoding MNTTDVSIAELTADHLPDVLAIERASFADPWSMAAFRNFIVLYRTSWVAIADGRVVGYIVTQWVLDEIHILNIAVAKSVRRLGIASRVLDYVFERAVGKRMKDVYLEVRESNEAARALYKRYGFAELGIRKSYYHDGEDALVMHRRVRKTERSDGAEGE